In Chanodichthys erythropterus isolate Z2021 chromosome 7, ASM2448905v1, whole genome shotgun sequence, a genomic segment contains:
- the cep126 gene encoding centrosomal protein of 126 kDa → MPVLEDTLYYSNIRSGLHGETENEREVLVQEQRYCRARARKLSLETNRRRKALEERRKQWDVQEQRLRENILQQRHQRVQDATENFQRAHLSPSQRKRPAAFKRTPPNLDEALHHIQGSPLLYTHQSQFLSSASTTSRSSTSSPKPSGGARHLRALSVAEAYTKLLQESSLTNFRNNQPFFLNEQQETQTVLKEKEQADPQEYLDTPHSETESLSSLDSLENGEPQKSLDTASVCCSQQSTTCAQSFYLAVDPSKLQDPESLQSTLRQSNNPCSPSHPSSSIAKSFLEEILNKEIKLSPSSHSPKDHESAEEGRSLQNLTQEKFDNSKDQSQNFNAQSTLCCQKEMTQQDLAANSEHMITHDNDRSAQGNILKDKRSVVAHCKTQTVPDTTPQEFSSLTKDFKSESKQQTKTLEEKYAKHVSETQTTLPASSSSFKAFSSSTAHLSITYQTDPISLNMQPTETLSSSQLHKPNPDVDDATGLKRESKPLSMEESTSIHPSDPKNETDIIKLAKAGMLKSICTSADPVTHSATNNNVRFLKGILKNHLKSKSGNVKFTYTPGHLLFTKEVAILIRDSVELARAKLNEQEQNRTIKKKLRWFDEVDGVEGVDQVFRDPGRLANLPQQTHKQLSADHSDHVNLLTGVSKNISSKTSAGPQSSRQAWAEVGPQEIRTQEHIREPTSQRRALCIGGSRIPRRARSARAGPCPVTSRARKGTIIRPQSAREAQHVAKTQGKILVPRPPPKPEAVECGLAEYISKASCCDDAVQSRAGLQDLSLYRDTPDSQTIVHRPTLRTDAICAQAPPYCTYTHETGICSLSPPDALADSARRRCGENGICLDRTPTDEEISLLWHGVRSALASKDGDPQSFLAHNGPLSSSPQVSASLSHVTINGDSLISGVKGASRMGGFFLSSSNIKSPIRRQAMESNMVKNRVSVENGRNQTAGATQRKPSYPYQVTVPKTQHPNKNGHAADSEGPEVSDGAHEVVDSAQTHKSCNGPVGPQSQRIQSLTISALSLEEQRILQSLERLNQRLQYVQDTAGGNPAVSGIFALGPAFNQTGETVGVTMRRRGASADSRTRTQQRY, encoded by the exons GGCTCTAGAGGAGAGAAGGAAACAGTGGGATGTTCAGGAGCAGAGATTGAGGGAGAATATTCTACAGCAGCGCCATCAGAGGGTCCAGGATGCCACAGAGAACTTCCAAAGAGCTCACCTCTCTCCATCCCAAAGAAAAAGACCAG cAGCCTTTAAGAGAACACCACCCAATCTTGATGAAGCGCTTCATCATATTCAAGGCAGTCCACTCTTATATACTCATCAATCTCAATTTTTGTCCAGTGCCTCCACTACTAGCAG GAGCAGCACTTCTTCCCCAAAGCCTTCAGGGGGCGCTCGTCACCTACGTGCCTTATCTGTAGCTGAGGCCTACACCAAACTCCTGCAGGAGAGCAGCCTGACTAACTTCAGAAACAACCAGCCCTTCTTCCTCAATGAGCAGCAGGAGACACAGACTGTTCTGAAAGAAAAAGAGCAGGCCGATCCACAG GAGTATCTTGATACCCCACATAGTGAGACAGAGAGTCTGTCTAGTCTGGACAGCTTAGAGAATGGAGAACCTCAGAAGAGCCTTGACACTGCGTCGGTTTGTTGCTCCCAGCAGAGCACCACCTGTGCCCAGTCTTTCTACCTCGCTGTGGATCCTTCTAAGCTCCAAGACCCCGAAAGTCTTCAATCAACATTGAGACAGTCCAACAACCCATGTTCACCATCTCACCCCTCCTCTTCCATAGCCAAGAGTTTCCTGGAGGAGATCTTAAACAAGGAAATCAAACTCAGTCCTAGCTCACACTCACCAAAAGATCATGAGTCAGCAGAGGAAGGCAGGAGTCTCCAGAATCTCACGCAAGAAAAATTTGATAACTCGAAGGACCAATCACAGAACTTCAACGCCCAGTCGACTCTTTGTTGCCAAAAAGAGATGACTCAGCAGGACCTAGCAGCTAATTCAGAGCATATGATAACTCATGACAATGACAGGAGTGCTCAAGGGAACATTTTGAAAGACAAAAGATCTGTGGTTGCCCACTGCAAAACACAAACTGTGCCAGATACCACACCCCAGGAATTCTCAAGTCTGACTAAAGACTTCAAGTCAGAATCCAAACAGCAGACAAAAACCCTGGAGGAGAAATATGCTAAACATGTTTCCGAAACACAGACGACTCTTCCAGCCAGCAGCAGTTCATTCAAAGCCTTTTCAAGCTCCACTGCCCATCTTAGCATAACTTATCAGACTGACCCGATTTCCCTAAACATGCAACCAACAGAAACACTGAGTTCTTCACAGTTGCATAAACCCAATCCAGATGTAGATGATGCCACAGGGCTCAAGAGAGAATCCAAACCGCTGAGCATGGAGGAGAGTACAAGCATACATCCTTCAGATCCTAAAAACGAAACGGATATCATCAAATTGGCAAAGGCTGGTATGTTGAAAAGCATCTGCACATCTGCAGACCCCGTGACCCACTCTGCTACTAACAACAATGTCAGATTCCTGAAAGGGATTCTTAAAAACCATTTAAAGTCCAAATCAGGAAATGTCAAATTCACTTACACCCCTGGCCATTTGCTTTTCACCAAAGAAGTGGCTATATTAATCCGGGACAGCGTGGAGCTGGCCAGGGCAAAACTCAATGAGCAAGAGCAGAATAGGACTATTAAGAAGAAACTACGTTGGTTTGATGAGGTGGATGGAGTTGAGGGTGTGGACCAAGTGTTTAGAGACCCCGGCAGGCTTGCTAACCTGCCTCAACAAACCCATAAACAGCTCTCGGCGGATCACTCAGACCATGTAAATTTACTCACAGGGGTATCAAAAAACATTTCCAGTAAAACCTCTGCTGGGCCCCAATCCTCTAGACAGGCGTGGGCAGAGGTAGGGCCCCAAGAAATCCGCACACAGGAGCATATCAGAGAGCCCACCTCTCAAAGACGAGCGCTCTGCATTGGGGGCTCACGGATTCCCCGGAGAGCACGCTCAGCCAGAGCCGGCCCGTGTCCCGTTACCTCCCGGGCCAGGAAGGGCACTATCATCAGACCGCAATCTGCCAGGGAAGCGCAACATGTGGCCAAGACCCAGGGGAAGATTTTGGTGCCTCGGCCTCCTCCAAAACCTGAAGCTGTGGAGTGTGGCTTAGCTGAGTATATCTCCAAGGCATCCTGCTGTGATGATGCTGTACAAAGCAGAGCAGGTCTGCAGGATTTGTCCCTGTACAGAGATACTCCAGATAGCCAGACAATAGTTCATCGGCCTACCCTCAGAACAGATGCTATCTGTGCTCAAGCTCCACCTTACTGTACCTACACCCACGAGACAGGCATCTGTTCCCTCTCCCCTCCAGATGCCCTTGCAGACAGTGCCAGGCGCAGGTGTGGAGAAAATGGGATCTGTTTGGACCGGACTCCAACAGATGAGGAGATCTCACTGCTGTGGCATGGAGTCCGAAGTGCTCTCGCCAGCAAAGATG GTGACCCTCAAAGTTTTCTTGCTCACAATGGCCCGTTGTCTTCTTCGCCTCAAGTCAGTGCCAGCCTGTCCCATGTTACCATCAATGGTGATAGTCTGATCAGTGGTGTCAAAGGAGCCTCAAGAATGGGTGGCTTTTTCTTGTCTTCCTCTAACA TCAAAAGTCCAATAAGAAGACAGGCTATGGAGAGTAACATGGTGAAGAACCGAGTTTCAGTTGAAAACGGCAGAAATCAAACTGCAGGAGCCACACAGAGAAAGCCCAGTTATCCTTATCAG GTCACTGTGCCAAAAACTCAACACCCAAATAAAAATGGTCATGCAGCAGACAGTGAAG GCCCAGAGGTGTCAGACGGTGCTCATGAAGTTGTGGACTCTGCTCAGACCCATAAGTCCTGCAACGGTCCAGTTGGTCCCCAGAGCCAGAGAATACAGTCCCTCACAATCAGCGCTCTGTCACTAGAGGAGCAGAGAATCCTGCAGTCACTCGAGAGACTCAATCAACGTCTGCAAT ATGTGCAAGATACAGCTGGTGGCAACCCAGCAGTGAGTGGCATCTTTGCTTTAGGTCCTGCATTT AACCAGACCGGTGAGACTGTGGGCGTCACCATGCGTAGGCGAGGAGCTTCTGCTGACAGTCGCACCCGAACGCAACAGCGTTACTGA